One genomic segment of Hevea brasiliensis isolate MT/VB/25A 57/8 chromosome 3, ASM3005281v1, whole genome shotgun sequence includes these proteins:
- the LOC131178342 gene encoding E3 ubiquitin ligase PARAQUAT TOLERANCE 3-like, producing MPIHFKFFSAKEYDSFSVDSSVISVDALKQKIVELKYKSKSNSLCLGTDLDLVVVNAQTNDCYADDMLIPNNTRVLIRRVPGLRRRKPIDNTTIVVREKQRPLSSSYCTGSNSSKISSETAITASCSSNPANTGVSSVCSSTVTSLSTTKPNGGDGFRCDDGFGDDVFVIPRMKPVQHSKSTVDAESDEDSKIKALVNAPALEWRLEGSNGVKNGRGFSGLVKKIPPEGYVCHRCKVRGHFIQDCPTNGDPNYDCKRLRPPTGIPKSMLMPNRGGSYVLSSGATAVLQPNYHAFEKEIFGCLPSKRSWSASDLPPELLCPLCKQVIKDAVLTSKCCCKSFCDKCIRVHLITSKLKCVCGATNILTDYLIPNMTLRDTINCIVKSGPCYSSSGENAKRNSFQDKDMELAHCSEPQISTTKPSAESFQEEQKPSPGDVEDGANKRKLIDAPHQTTKKARTTGATNVSEDTIGPMRMKDTASQGGVMGVEEKVQQKEISSEVEKKKDEREVVKGEVKQKVVCGARGKKKRERSQDVETESYMMPIGSYAYNPYWVGAQVGLEGCMAPYYAACAMIYGLSSFGTSFNGLMNQYTFSM from the coding sequence ATGccgattcattttaaatttttcagTGCAAAGGAGTATGATTCCTTCTCGGTGGATAGCTCTGTTATTTCTGTTGATGCTCTGAAACAGAAAATTGTTGAATTAAAGTATAAATCTAAATCCAATAGCTTGTGTTTGGGTACTGATTTGGACCTTGTGGTCGTTAATGCCCAGACGAATGATTGTTACGCTGATGATATGCTGATCCCTAACAATACTAGGGTTCTGATTCGTCGTGTTCCTGGATTGCGACGTCGCAAGCCCATCGACAATACAACTATTGTTGTTAGGGAAAAGCAACGGCCACTTAGTTCCTCTTATTGTACTGGTTCTAATTCCTCCAAGATTAGCTCTGAAACTGCTATTACTGCTTCATGCAGCAGCAACCCTGCAAATACTGGTGTTAGTTCTGTTTGTTCAAGTACTGTCACTAGTTTGTCCACAACAAAACCCAATGGGGGTGATGGATTTCGATGTGACGATGGGTTTGGGGATGATGTGTTTGTGATTCCTAGAATGAAGCCAGTTCAGCATAGCAAGTCAACTGTAGATGCAGAATCTGATGAGGACAGCAAGATTAAGGCTTTAGTAAATGCTCCAGCCTTGGAATGGCGGTTGGAAGGTTCAAATGGTGTGAAAAATGGTAGGGGTTTTAGTGGATTGGTGAAGAAAATACCACCAGAGGGTTATGTATGTCACAGATGTAAAGTGCGAGGACATTTTATTCAGGACTGCCCAACAAATGGAGATCCAAATTATGATTGCAAAAGATTGAGGCCTCCTACTGGAATTCCCAAGTCGATGCTGATGCCAAACCGAGGTGGCTCTTATGTGTTGTCAAGTGGTGCAACTGCTGTTTTACAGCCAAATTATCATGCTTTTGAGAAGGAAATTTTTGGCTGCTTGCCTTCAAAGAGATCCTGGTCTGCTAGTGATCTTCCACCAGAACTTCTCTGCCCCTTGTGCAAACAAGTAATCAAGGATGCTGTCTTGACTAGCAAATGTTGTTGCAAGAGCTTTTGTGATAAGTGTATCAGGGTTCATCTAATCACCTCTAAGTTGAAATGTGTTTGTGGGGCAACAAATATCCTTACTGATTATCTGATTCCAAACATGACGCTTAGGGACACAATTAATTGCATTGTGAAATCTGGTCCTTGTTACAGCAGCAGTGGTGAAAATGCCAAAAGAAACTCTTTCCAAGATAAGGATATGGAATTGGCTCACTGTTCAGAACCTCAGATCTCTACAACAAAACCATCTGCAGAATCATTTCAGGAAGAGCAGAAGCCATCACCTGGTGATGTAGAAGATGGGGCAAATAAAAGAAAACTTATTGATGCTCCACACCAGACAACTAAGAAAGCTAGAACTACAGGAGCAACTAATGTATCTGAAGATACTATTGGGCCAATGAGAATGAAAGATACAGCATCACAAGGAGGTGTCATGGGGGTTGAGGAAAAAGTGCAGCAAAAGGAGATTTCCAGTGAGGTAGAGAAGAAAAAGGACGAGAGAGAAGTGGTCAAGGGTGAAGTCAAGCAAAAGGTGGTTTGTGGTGcgagaggaaagaaaaagagagaaagaagtcaAGATGTTGAGACTGAGAGCTATATGATGCCTATTGGTTCTTATGCATACAATCCATACTGGGTTGGTGCGCAGGTGGGGTTGGAAGGATGTATGGCACCTTATTATGCTGCTTGTGCGATGATCTATGGATTGAGCTCCTTTGGAACATCATTCAATGGTCTGATGAATCAATACACTTTTAGTATGTAG